The proteins below come from a single Ovis aries strain OAR_USU_Benz2616 breed Rambouillet chromosome 18, ARS-UI_Ramb_v3.0, whole genome shotgun sequence genomic window:
- the CPSF2 gene encoding cleavage and polyadenylation specificity factor subunit 2 — translation MTSIIKLTTLSGVQEESALCYLLQVDEFRFLLDCGWDEHFSMDIIDSLRKHVHQIDAVLLSHPDPLHLGALPYAVGKLGLNCAIYATIPVYKMGQMFMYDLYQSRHNTEDFTLFTLDDVDAAFDKIQQLKFSQIVNLKGKGHGLSITPLPAGHMIGGTIWKIVKDGEEEIVYAVDFNHKREIHLNGCSLEMLSRPSLLITDSFNATYVQPRRKQRDEQLLTNVLETLRGDGNVLIAVDTAGRVLELAQLLDQIWRTKDAGLGVYSLALLNNVSYNVVEFSKSQVEWMSDKLMRCFEDKRNNPFQFRHLSLCHGLSDLARVPSPKVVLASQPDLECGFSRDLFIQWCQDPKNSIILTYRTTPGTLARFLIDNPSEKVTEIELRKRVKLEGKELEEYLEKEKLKKEAAKKLEQSKEADIDSSDESDAEEDIDQPSAHKTKHDLMMKGEGSRKGSFFKQAKKSYPMFPAPEERIKWDEYGEIIKPEDFLVPELQATEEEKSKLESGLTNGDEPMDQDLSDVPTKCISTTESIEIKARVTYIDYEGRSDGDSIKKIINQMKPRQLIIVHGPPEASQDLAECCRAFGGKDIKVYMPKLHETVDATSETHIYQVRLKDSLVSSLQFCKAKDAELAWIDGVLDMRVSKVDTGVILEEGELKDDGEDSEMQVDAPSDSSVIAQQKAMKSLFGDDEKETGEESEIIPTLEPLPPHEVPGHQSVFMNEPRLSDFKQVLLREGIQAEFVGGVLVCNNQVAVRRTETGRIGLEGCLCQDFYRIRDLLYEQYAIV, via the exons ATGACATCTATTATCAAATTAACTACCCTTTCTGGGGTCCAAGAAGAATCTGCTCTTTGCTATCTTCTCCAAGTCGACGAGTTTAGATTTTTATTGGACTGTGGCTGGGATGAGCACTTTTCTATGGATATTATAGATTCCCTGAGGAA GCACGTTCACCAGATCGATGCGGTCTTGTTGTCTCATCCCGACCCCCTCCATCTTGGCGCCCTCCCCTATGCTGTTGGAAAGTTGGGTCTGAACTGTGCCATCTATGCAACCATTCCCGTTTATAAAATGGGACAGATGTTCATGTATGACCTTTATCAG tcccgACACAATACAGAAGATTTTACACTCTTTACCCTAGATGATGTGGATGCAGCCTTTGATAAGATACAACAGTTAAAATTCTCTCAGATTGTGAATTTGAAAG GCAAAGGACATGGCTTATCTATCACACCTCTGCCAGCTGGTCATATGATAGGTGGAACAATATGGAAAatagtcaaagatggagaagaagaaATTGTTTATGCAGTTGACTTCAACCACAAGAGGGAGAT CCACTTAAATGGATGTTCCCTGGAAATGCTAAGCAGACCCTCCTTACTTATCACAGACTCATTTAATGCTACTTATGTGCAGCCCAGGAGAAAACAAAGAGACGAGCAGCTTCTGA CAAATGTCCTGGAAACACTCCGAGGTGATGGAAATGTGTTAATAGCAGTGGACACTGCAGGCAGAGTTCTGGAACTTGCTCAACTCCTTGATCAGATTTGGAGAACTAAAGATGCTGGATTGGGTGTTTACTCACTGGCGCTCCTCAATAATGTCAGTTATAATGTGGTGGAGTTTTCTAAGTCCCAG GTAGAATGGATGAGTGATAAGTTGATGAGGTGTTttgaagacaaaagaaataaTCCGTTTCAGTTTCGTCATCTCTCTCTGTGTCATGGTCTTTCTGACTTGGCTCGAGTACCTAGCCCTAAAGTTGTACTTGCCAGCCAACCTGACCTGGAATGTGGATTTTCAAGGGATCTCTTTATTCAGTGGTGCCAGGACCCTAAGAACTCGATCATTCTGACTTATAGAACTACTCCTGGGACTTTAGCACGTTTCCTAATTGATAATCCTTCTGAAAAAGTTACAGAAATAGAG TTGAGGAAACGTGTGAAACTTGAAGGGAAAGAACTTGAAGAATACttggaaaaagagaaactaaagaaagaaGCTGCTAAAAAGCTTGAGCAGTCAAAAGA GGCGGACATAGATTCCAGTGATGAGAGTGACGCTGAGGAGGACATTGACCAGCCATCAGCGCACAAGACCAAGCATGACCTGATGATGAAAGGTGAAGGCAGTCGTAAAGGAAGTTTCTTCAAACAGGCTAAAAAGTCTTATCCTATGTTTCCTGCCCCAGAAGAAAGAATTAAATGGGATGAATATGGAGAAATTATCAA ACCAGAGGATTTCTTAGTGCCAGAACTTCAAGctactgaagaagaaaaaagcaaattagaGTCTGGCCTGACAAATGGAGATGAACCCATGGATCAGGATTTATCTGATGTTCCTACTAAGTGTATTTCTACAACAGAATCTATTGAAATAAA AGCCAGGGTTACTTACATAGACTATGAAGGACGCTCTGATGGggattccattaaaaaaatcatcaatCAGATGAAACCACGCCAGCTAATCATTGTCCATGGACCACCAGAAGCCAGTCAGGATCTTGCAGAGTGCTGTCGTGCATTTGGTGGGAAAGATATTAAAGTATACATGCCGAAGCTGCACGAGACAGTCGACGCCACTAGTGAAACTCACATCTACCAG GTGAGATTAAAAGATTCACTTGTCAGCTCCCTTCAGTTTTGTAAGGCAAAAGATGCTGAACTAGCTTGGATAGATGGTGTCTTAGACATGAGAGTTTCCAAAGTGGACACAGGAGTTATTTTAGAAGAAGGAGAACTAAAggatgatggagaagactctgaaaTGCAGGTGGATGCGCCTTCAGATTCCAGTGTCATAGCGCAGCAGAAGGCCATGAAAAGTCTTTTTGGAGACGATGAGAAAGAAACAGGTGAAGAAAGCGAGATCATTCCTACTCTGGAACCTTTACCACCTCATGAG GTTCCTGGACATCAGTCAGTTTTTATGAATGAACCAAGACTGTCAGACTTCAAACAAGTTCTTTTACGGGAGGGGATCCAAGCTGAATTCGTAGGAGGTGTGCTCGTTTGCAACAATCAAGTGGCAGTCCGCAGA ACGGAAACTGGACGCATTGGATTAGAAGGCTGCCTTTGTCAAGATTTTTATAGGATAAGAGACCTTTTATATGAACAGTATGCCATTGTGTAA